The nucleotide sequence GTTCTTTTTTGGCGCGCTCGCAGTTAGTGTGCTCAACTATGCGTATTACCCGGTGCTGGGGCGACTTTTGAGCCTTGAGGAATACGGTGAAGTCCAAGTACTTATTTCATTATTTTTGCAGTTAACCATTTTCTTGACCGTGCTGAGCCAGGTGGCAATAAACATCGTGGCAAATTACGAAGATCGCACCCGACAAGCCCGCGTGCTATTTGAGCTCGAGAAACTGAGCTTATTCATAAGTCTTGCTTTGCTGGTGATAGGCGCATTGGCAAGTCCATTTTTCCAAAACGTTTTACGATTTGAGTCGCCATGGCCGTTTATTATTCTTTTAGTGGCGCTGGTGGCAACTGTGCCGCTCACATTCCGTAGCGCTTATTTGCGTGGCAATAAAAAGTTTGCCACCGTTTCGGCGGGGAATATTCTTGGGGCTGCAGGGAAGATAGTCGTGTCGGCGCTATTGGTGGTGATTGGGCTAAGCACCCCCGGCGCCATTTTTGGTATTGTGGCTGCACAACTCCTGGCTTTTGCCTACACCGCCTACAAAGCGAAGCAAGCTGGTTTCATCAAGCCCGAGAGTCACGCAAGTTACTTTAGCTTGCCAAATAGTAAAGAAATCGTACCTGAACTGCGCTATAGCGCCATCGTACTGGTGGCTTCATTAAGTATTATGGTCCTGACCAGCGTCGATGTACTGCTGGTGAAGTATTTTTTTGATGCCGAAACGGCCGGTGGATACGCCGGTATTGCCACGGTTGCAAAGGTACTGTTCTTCCTGACGGCTTCGGTAGCTCAAGTGATGCTTTCTTCGGTAAAGCTAGCAGCGCCGGCCAAGCAAAACCGCGCACTGCTAGTAAAATCAGCCGTACTGGTAGCCGGCCTCGGCGGAATTGGTCTGATTGCTTTCTTGGCATTTCCTAACTTTTTTGTCAGTCTATTAATGGGGCATCGGTTTGAAGCCTACGCCTACTTATTGCCACCACTGGCGACTGCGCTGTTTGTGCTGTCTATTTTAAACCTTGTGGTTTCATATTATATGGCGCTTCGACGCTACCAAATTAGTTTACTGGCGGCGGTTGGCGTTGTTGGCACAATTATCGTACTGCTGCAAATGCATAGCAGTTTAAGCAGTATTGTGCAGGGGCTGTTGTGGGGAAGCGTCGGTACGCTGGTATTGATTGCCCTCTGGCGGCTGAGTTATAGAGTTTTAAGGAGAGACCATGTCTAAACCAAAGTTGATTTCAGTTATTGTTCCCGGTCACAACGAGGCAAAAAACATCCCCTTATTATATGAGGAGCTCCGGCAAGTCGCTGCTGGGCTAAGCTATGAGTTCGAATTTATTTTTGTTGATGACGGCAGCAAAGATGAATCACCCATCATTGTTCGCCGCTTGCGGAAGCAAGATCCACGGGTCCGTTTGATTGAATTCGTACGTAACTTTGGCAAAGAAGCCGCCACCTCGGCTGGTATTCATGCCGCAAAAGGCGACGCGGCGATTATTATGGATGCCGACCTGCAACACCCGCCAAGCCTGCTGCCTGAATTTATTAAGCACTGGGAAAACGGCGGTGAAGTGATCGTTGGTGTGCGGACGTATAGCGACGGCGAGAGTGCCTTTAAAAAGCTTACTTCGCGTCTGTACTACAGCATCATGCAGCGCGTCTCGCACACCCACATCACCCCGCACGCCACCGATTTTCGGTTGCTGGATAGGGCAGTAGTAGATGAATTTAACATCCTCACTGAACGCAACCGCATGACCCGCGGACTGATTGATTGGCTTGGTTTTAAGCGAGAATATGTGCACTTTGAAGCCCCCGAACGACAACATGGCGAAGCAGCCTACACCCTTAAAAAGTTGATCACACTGGCGATTAACAGCTTTACCTCGTATAGCATGCTGCCGTTACGACTAGCAGGGTACATTGGGGCGTTCATTTTGGCGGTTGCCACCCCAATTGGATTGTTTATTCTGATTGAGAAATACTTACTACAAGACCCATGGAACCTAAACTTTAGCGGCCCGGCTATTTTGGCCTTTATTCTGCTAATTTTGGTGGGCATTATTTTGGTCTGCCTGGGGTTAGTGGCGCTATACATTGCCAACATCCACAGCGAAGTACTTAACCGCCCGTTGTATGTGGTGCGCCGCGAGACCGAACCAGTAGTGCAAAGCGAGACGGAGTAGCGACCTGTGAAGATTTTGTGGTTTTCCTGGAAAGACACCTCACACCCCGAAGCCGGCGGTGCCGAGCTCATTCTGCACGAGCTTTCAAAACGCTTGGTAAAAGCCGGCCATGAGGTAACTATTCTGACCGCGCAGTACCCAGGAGCAAAAAACCATGATGTGATTGACGGTATTTCAATCATCAGGGTAGGCACCAACCGATACATCCATTCGTTTGCGGCGCTATGGTACTATTTGCGCCACCTGCGAAATCGGTTTGATGTCATTGTTGAAGCTGTTAACACCGCGCCGTATTTTAGCCCGTTTTTTAAAGGCAAGGCAAAGGCATTCTTGTTTTATCATCAATTAGCCCGCGAAA is from Verrucomicrobiia bacterium and encodes:
- a CDS encoding glycosyltransferase family 2 protein, coding for MSKPKLISVIVPGHNEAKNIPLLYEELRQVAAGLSYEFEFIFVDDGSKDESPIIVRRLRKQDPRVRLIEFVRNFGKEAATSAGIHAAKGDAAIIMDADLQHPPSLLPEFIKHWENGGEVIVGVRTYSDGESAFKKLTSRLYYSIMQRVSHTHITPHATDFRLLDRAVVDEFNILTERNRMTRGLIDWLGFKREYVHFEAPERQHGEAAYTLKKLITLAINSFTSYSMLPLRLAGYIGAFILAVATPIGLFILIEKYLLQDPWNLNFSGPAILAFILLILVGIILVCLGLVALYIANIHSEVLNRPLYVVRRETEPVVQSETE
- a CDS encoding oligosaccharide flippase family protein; protein product: MKTRITSILGRSDFVRHNAVFFFGALAVSVLNYAYYPVLGRLLSLEEYGEVQVLISLFLQLTIFLTVLSQVAINIVANYEDRTRQARVLFELEKLSLFISLALLVIGALASPFFQNVLRFESPWPFIILLVALVATVPLTFRSAYLRGNKKFATVSAGNILGAAGKIVVSALLVVIGLSTPGAIFGIVAAQLLAFAYTAYKAKQAGFIKPESHASYFSLPNSKEIVPELRYSAIVLVASLSIMVLTSVDVLLVKYFFDAETAGGYAGIATVAKVLFFLTASVAQVMLSSVKLAAPAKQNRALLVKSAVLVAGLGGIGLIAFLAFPNFFVSLLMGHRFEAYAYLLPPLATALFVLSILNLVVSYYMALRRYQISLLAAVGVVGTIIVLLQMHSSLSSIVQGLLWGSVGTLVLIALWRLSYRVLRRDHV